ATCGGGGTACACAGTTTACTAAACTAATTCCCATTAGTAAACCTATTCATTTTACTATGTAGATATGAATCTACAAATATGATCTATTATATCCATGAATTTTATTGATGGGATTAGTGATCCTTAATTTTTTTACTAAGATCTTAGAGATGAAGTATTTTCACTTATGATTATACAAGGGAGAATCGAAATGAACAGAACATTTCACGTTTCATACATATCAAATTATGTATGAATTGAAAAGTTAGAAAAGACTGAGTCCAATTAATTCAATTAATGATGATCCTCCATGGATTCGCCTATATAAGTTGCAGCTAGAGTTGCAAAGATTAGAGCTTGAATACCACTTGTAAATAATCCTAGGAACATTATAGGTATAGGTACCACTATACGTACTAAGGAAACAAGAACGACAACTACTAATTCGTCAGCTAATATATTTCCAAAAGTCGATGATAGAGGTTTTGTAAAATCTTCTAATATGTTAATTGGTAAAAGTATTGGGGTTGGTTGAATATATTTACCAAAATAGCCTAAACCCCTCTTTGTAAAACCTGCATAAAAATAAGCTACCGATGTGAGAAAAGCTAGAGCTACTGTAGTATTAATATCATTTGTAGGTGCGGCTAATTCCCCATGAGGTAATTTAATAATTCCCCAAGGAAAAAGAGCACCTGCCCAGTTAGAAACAAAGATAAATAGAAACATAGTCCCCATAAAAGGAACCCAGGGACCATATTCTTCT
The nucleotide sequence above comes from Cryptomeria japonica chromosome 11, Sugi_1.0, whole genome shotgun sequence. Encoded proteins:
- the LOC131051372 gene encoding ATP synthase subunit a, chloroplastic-like: RFGKEEYGPWVPFMGTMFLFIFVSNWAGALFPWGIIKLPHGELAAPTNDINTTVALAFLTSVAYFYAGFTKRGLGYFGKYIQPTPILLPINILEDFTKPLSSTFGNILADELVVVVLVSLVRIVVPIPIMFLGLFTSGIQALIFATLAATYIGESMEDHH